The genomic region GCTTAGATGAATATCTTTATATTAGACGAAAATCCTGTAACTGCAGCACAAATGTTATGCGATAAGCACATAGTAAAAATGCCGCTAGAAACTGCTCAATTGCTTAGCAGTGTTTTTTCAATAGCATTGAAAGAGCCAAATCCTTTAGTCAGCATTACAAACCAGAATATAGAAGTTCCATATAAACTTACTCACAAAAACCATCCTTGTTCTTTATGGGCTAGACAATCAAAAGGAAACTTTGATTGGTTAATAAAACATGGAAAAGAATTGTGTATAGAATATAGCTTGCGATACAAAAGAACGCATAAATCCGAAGAAGTTATAGATTGGTGCGATAATAACAAGGATTTGCTAATATTTCGATCAGCTGATATACAAGCTTTTACACAAGCGTTACCTGATCGATATAAATGTAGTAACCCAATAGAAGCATATAGAGAATATTACCTAAAAGAAAAGATGAGATTTGCTAAGTGGGAAAAAGGTAGAGAAGCACCAGATTGGTTGCTAGACAAAATGCTATAGGTTATAAAATTATCCAAACCGATCATAAAAAAGGTAGAATTGAAGTTGCAAAAGCAATGCTGGCTGATAATGTTGATGTTTATCAAGTTTATTGATCTTTCTATTTGTGAGATTAAAGAATTCAGTAAACTGTTATTCCCAGTATATGGTAGGCTACTTGCACTATAGAGTGTCATGTACACATCTGTACTAACAAGCAGAGGTAAATCTAAGTCAGTTTAGATATAACATTTACTTTAAAAAACTTTATTTTATGCTGATATTCTAGCGCTTTTCTGTGGTATTTTGTTGGGGTATAATTTGCAAAACTATCTTCCTTATAGGTTAAAAAATTACACTGCTTTATATGTAACTCTATCCACTCTGCATAATCCTGATGATCAGTTGCAATAAATATTTCACCTGTGACAAGTATTTTTTTTGCTAATAAATTTAAAAATTCCGTATTAATTAACCGTCTTTTGTTGTGACTTCTTTTTGGCCATGGATCTGGAAAGAGAATAAAGAATTTTTCAACACTGTGGTCAGGAAAATTGACAATTAATTCTCTTGCATCTTCTGTCCATATTAAAATATTTTTTATGCTGTGTGCTTCTATACTTTTTAGCAAGGAAGAGACCCCCTTTAAATAAGGCTCACATCCTATAAATAATAGATCAGATTCATTGAATGCCTGATAGAGCATATTTTCACCATTACCGAAACCTATTTCTACTCGTATTCTTTTTTGTAAGTCTACGATCTTTTTTATAGATTCCTTGCTGTTTTTAATAGAATACTTCTCCAAAACATTCAACTTCAACCTAGATCTTCTGGAAAATGACCTAATCCAATTATTATTCCTAGATAACATAACTTACAT from Wolbachia endosymbiont (group B) of Parapoynx stratiotata harbors:
- the trmB gene encoding tRNA (guanosine(46)-N7)-methyltransferase TrmB; protein product: MLSRNNNWIRSFSRRSRLKLNVLEKYSIKNSKESIKKIVDLQKRIRVEIGFGNGENMLYQAFNESDLLFIGCEPYLKGVSSLLKSIEAHSIKNILIWTEDARELIVNFPDHSVEKFFILFPDPWPKRSHNKRRLINTEFLNLLAKKILVTGEIFIATDHQDYAEWIELHIKQCNFLTYKEDSFANYTPTKYHRKALEYQHKIKFFKVNVISKLT
- a CDS encoding pyrimidine dimer DNA glycosylase/endonuclease V gives rise to the protein MNIFILDENPVTAAQMLCDKHIVKMPLETAQLLSSVFSIALKEPNPLVSITNQNIEVPYKLTHKNHPCSLWARQSKGNFDWLIKHGKELCIEYSLRYKRTHKSEEVIDWCDNNKDLLIFRSADIQAFTQALPDRYKCSNPIEAYREYYLKEKMRFAKWEKGREAPDWLLDKML